The window ATCGGCAGGAAATCATCTTTGAAAAACCGGGATAAAAACCAGTATATATGGCAGGACTATCAAAAGTGAAATACCCCACGCTATCGCATGGGACTTCCCGCTTCAATGATTCTCCAGCAAGAATATCCACAAGCGTATATTCGGGGCAGTTGCTGCCCTACTGATAATAATCCTCTCTTCAGGATATTCTGCTTTGTAGCTTGTGAATGTATACAGAGTGTTCCAGGCTGCGTTAGCAATACTCTTTCCCAGATGATGATTTTTCACCATGTTCTTTATCTCTAAATATTCTGTATTCTCTCATAATTATTTTCTATTCCTTTTTTCATATATTCACCCTGTACCATAACATAAAATGGGAATTGCATGAAAATTCCTGCAAACAAAGTTGGCTTCTGCAATAAATAATAATTATTTTACACGTGTCCAACCAGAGAGTAGAATAGTGAAAAACTTAGAGGGTAAATCTATGGAACTCAGATATAAAATTTTGATTGAAAAGAACGAGGAAGGAGGTTACACTGTCACTGTTCCCTTACTACCAGGATGCATAACTCAGGGAGACACAATAGAAGAAGCCATTTCCAATGTTAAAGAAGCTATCTCCGGCCATATAGAAGCTATTAAAACCCTGGGGAAGCCAATTCCAGTTGAGATTTCTGTTGAGGTTAAAACTGAGGTTATTTAATGAAGCTCCCAAGAGTGACAGGAGCAAAAGTTGTTAAAGCCTTAAAGAAGTCAGGTTTCAGGGAGGTGAGAAGGAAGGGGAGTCACTGTCATCTATACCATTCTAAAAAGAACAGGCTCGTGACAGTGCCAATTCATTCAGGTAAGATAATTGCTCCTAAAACTCTTAAGTCCATACTAAAGCAGACTGACATTAGTGTTGAAGATTTCATAAAGCTTTTGTGAATAGAGATGCAGGACAAAATTAATCACATTCTACAAAGGAATTAACAAAACCTAGATTTTTGTTATAAAAAATGGCTTACCCCCGTTGTATTTTATCTTCCTGGCCACTTCTATGTAATTCTTTTCCCAGACAGTTTTTCCTTCAGCCCCTCCGCAGAAGGGGACTTCTCGCTGATATAATTAAAATTAATGCCTGTGAAAACAGAAACTCCAGAGGCAGTTCACATATTGCTAAAAAAGGTATTAATTTCTTGGGGGCCTCTTTGTTTTCCTCGACTGGTTATGTGGTTTGAACCCCTTTTTTGAGTAACCACCTTTTCCTCTATTTGAATATGAAGGTCTCCTGCTGCTATACCTTGACTTTAAACTTCTGTTCATCTGAGGATATTTTGAAAGGTCAAACTCAA of the archaeon BMS3Bbin15 genome contains:
- a CDS encoding YcfA-like protein, which gives rise to MKLPRVTGAKVVKALKKSGFREVRRKGSHCHLYHSKKNRLVTVPIHSGKIIAPKTLKSILKQTDISVEDFIKLL